The Cicer arietinum cultivar CDC Frontier isolate Library 1 chromosome 1, Cicar.CDCFrontier_v2.0, whole genome shotgun sequence genome contains the following window.
ACCTTCTTCGTTAATCGTCTCATCGTCTCCCAAAATCATCAATCGGAGCTGTTTTTCAGCACACTGGTGAAGAGGATGGTATTTTCCCCACAACGAAAACACAACCCTCGTGTCCGCCGCTCCATTAGTTCCGAATACGGCAGATGCTTGAGGCCACGGTTGCGCTCACTGCTGACTCTTCTCCCCTCATCGTTTCCAGATCTCGCTGTATTATGAGAAACGTTTGAGTTTGCATTTGAGGCAGATTGAGTCAAACCGATTTTGCTGTGCACTGACCCGGTTAAGTTATTATTAAACCCACTTCCAGATCGGGTCGAACCTGGGTTATAATGAAATCTAGATCCTTTCTTTCCGTTGGTCCCCGATCCACTTGACCCACTTCCCTTCCAACTACGAAGCCTACCCACACACACTACCACCTATTGAAATCAGAGACCCACGTAATTTTGTTTCGACATCACGAGCAATCTTCATTGCCTGCAATCTGGTTTGTGGATTCAATGTACGCATCTTCAAGCGAATGTGGTTCTTGAGTCCTCCCATGAAGTACCCAAGGTATTGCTCCTCCGGTAGTCTTGCTACTTGCGACGACACATATTCGAATGTGGTAATGTATTCATCAATTGTTCCCGTTTGTTGCAAATGTTTCATCTCTTCAAAGGGGTTATCACTTTGTCTTCCCCCATACCTTTCAATTAATGCTCGTTTCAACTTCGCCCAATTCAAATCGTCCTCTGTCTCACGCAACAAATTAAACCAGTGAATTGTTGCGCCCTCCATGCTCATCTTCACCAATCTGGCTTTCACCTCCTCCGACGTCCCTTGAACTTCAAAATACGTTTCAGCTCGCGTGATCCAGGCCACAGGATCGTCACCATCAAATGATGGTAACTCAACTTTCTTCACTGCCATCTTATACTCTGTCACTGAGTCCTCAGAATGTGCATATTGTTCCCCCGTTCCAATTGGTCGTTGCTCTAGCAACCTCGTGAACTCGCTCATCATAATTTCGTGAAATTCCCTCAACTCCTGGCGAACAGATTCTTCCACCGCTGAGATTCTTGCTTCAACTGTTTCCATTCGATCTGACAGCTTCGATGGCATGTACAACGTACAAAAATCACTGGTACTTCTCGAAGATTCGGCATGTCGGACCAATGATAGAATCATAGAAAAATAGGGATATGTGAACGTAAAATGATAGATAAAAtggaaatttattgatttatggaAGAAGGGAAAATTTTGACACAATGTATAACCCAGAGCAAAGCTCCTCCAGAGAAAATAGTATCTCCTAATTCaatgataattataattattcgtGAGCAATACTCCGCTACCCTCCTTAATTATTCCCCTATGTGTAACTGAAATCCCTAGAGTTTAATGAGTTTCTCTGCCCTGTCATTAATAGACTGCTTATTCTCTTTTTTACCCTTGTGGACATAAGTTCTCCACACTGCAGATTTGGGCCTTTCACTAGTCTTAAGCCCACTAATTCTATCAAATCTAAACAGAAAGCATAATGTATCCTTAGATCCAATAAATTCTTAGAGACATTATATGAGCGCCTGATTCAAGATGTATTTTCCTTTGTTTAGATGGATATGGACATCTTTTCTCTACATAGCCAGATATTTCCAGAGATTGCAATGCAGACATGAAATTGACCTAGAGCATTAAGAACTAAGTAGTTGAGGTGCAATTAATATTCGTGAAATATGTAGTACCTAAGCACCGACAATTAAGATCGAAGATGTGTCCAGTGTCAGACATGCGTTAGTGTTCGACTCAGATACAACAGCAACACGTGTGATTACATTTCCAttactttcattttcttaaacTATCATAGCAGTGTCTACGTGTCAAACTGTCAGCATCAATGTCATGtcttgtgtttgtatttgtgcCAGTGCCTCATACTATTGATCACCAAGTTGTAGGTTTAATGTGCAAGCTACCTATGCAAACATACCATACACACATCAAAGTTTCAAGTTCTATGTTTATATTCAGTACTTCCTTACtataacatgaaaataaatgACAGAATGTATGACCTTTGTCGCCCAAGGCGCCGTGCCAGCTCTTCGGCTAAAGCTTGACCTGGTGGATCATTATCGGTTGCGAGGATAATGCGAACTACCTAAAAGAATGGGagagagaaaacaaaataatacgAAGCCGCACTTCTGCTCTAGAAAGATCTAACTGAAAGTGAAGGCATCAAATACATGTACCTTATCCAAGTACGCTTTGCAGTTCCACAAGTATCGATATGCAGTGTCCTGACTTCATAAAGAGATTAAGATTGAAGAAATAAATCAATTAGTTGAAGTTGAAACATGTACTTTACATGAGAATGCAGAAAAACAGACTATATAGATTATGATGATGAAGTAGTATTACTGATTTTTACCTCATTAAGGCATCAAACAAAATGTTCACTCAGCCTTAAAAGTGAAGTGAAACAAACTCTAATAATAGCACAAACCTTTTCTATTGGTGGCAAATCTTTTGAGGATACTTTTCCAGGTGCACCAACTGGAACACTAACACAATTTTGATAGCCGGCTTCCTCGAGTGAAAGCTTATCAATTTCCCCTTCAACCTATTATCATTATTAGACTGTTAAAAAGTATCTTCAATTCTCTTTTTGAAGTTTTCATTTCAAGATTTCCAACAAAAGAAGATAGCAATAGAAAAAATAGGTGAAGGGGATTTACAATGATGATTTCGGTTGCATGACTAATATCGTCATGTCCATAAAGTACTTTTTCTGTGCCTTTTCTCTGGACATCAAATTTACATATGAAAATGAACATCAGGTTATTCGgtatcaattttatttcatatgAAAATGTGTATGCTCATTACTTGCTGTCATTTCGTAATACATCTTTTAATGAAATGCTCATCGTAATCATTATTGTTTTTGCAAATTAATCATTTCTTGTGATCTTGAATCAATTATGTTTATTAGGTAAATTTGCACATAAATGCTACCcaataaatgaatgaatcaaCTGCCTAActagttataaaattataaactaatATGGTTTGAACCGGAAATGTTACCTGCCAAAATCTTTTCTCGATTGTTCTGTACTTACAACCGACAAGCAACCCATTTTGTTTGTAAGTAAAAGCAATAACATTCTGCATAAATTTAGCAATACAGAATTAAGTCGATTAGTCGAGAACTAACGATAACTAAACCGTGTACAGAAAATGTTTACAAAAAATACCAAGTAAAAAACACAATCATTGTGATGAATGGTGTTGGCGTACAAGATAAGGGAatgatatcataaaaaaataaaaaataaagagtaaggATAGCTCCTATTATATAAAAGATGGTAAAATTTTGTCTTAGGTGGTTTGGACATATATAGAAAAGATTTATAAAAGATTATAGTATGAGTAAAAATAGGGATTAGCATTTTATCTTATATAATGCATCATCTGAAATCAAATATAGATTTCAACAAGAACAAATTTTACAATCATAAAACAAGCAATTGGAGGCTTAACAACACATTGAAAGTACCTTATTGTCCGACTGTTGCCTTACAGCGTTTCGGCTTAAGGTTTTCTCTGATATCAGTCTTTCTTTAAAGTAAGCAATAAGCTAAAAGAGGGAAAAGGAAAATCATAATTCATAAGCAAAGAATCTGAATAGCACTTAAAAATGGCAATATATTGACACAACATGGACACACAAAAAGTGATTCTCCAAGTTATTTGAATACCTTAGGACCAAGTGGTTCCAATCCTAAGCTCTCCTCATCCATTTGTCCAAAAGGCTTGGCATTACCATTAACCTTACTGTCCAATTCCTTGTCATCTGCAAAAACCTATAACCACGTAATCACGTATAAGTATTTCGTCGCCGCATTAAAAGTTCTATGTTCTAGAAAAGGCACATACTCGTCAGACATGTTATGTTTACCTGACCAGCCCAACCACATGTAGGTCTAAAACACCTCCACATTGCAAATTCACTACAACACCCAAATGCAAATAATACATAAACTCCAACACAGTATACACACAAAAAAATCACCAAATCTTCAAAGCAAGTAAAAGATGATTATTGCTTACCCATCAGAGATAATGTGAAAAGACAAACTCCTCTCCTTTAACTGTCCACCTTTGCACTAGCATATCAAAAACAAACAAGACtatgaaacaaaacaaaatacattgaAAAGAGTTGTCCTGTTTAAATTAGcttatttgaacttatctaCCGGCGTAAACTCAGTTTTTGAGAGAGTTTATGGAACAACTTATgttgttttcagcttattttcaTAAGATCTCAaggatagcttatgaaaacagttCATTGCttaaatgaaaaacaaattgactttattttatctttagaAGGTTCTGGGTTCAAATACGGGAAACTAACATAACTCTACTAATTTACTAacatttgccaattaaaaaagCACTTCAATGATATAACAAGTgcttaattaattaagttgtttatccaaatagAGACTTAGTAAAGAAATTGGATTCCAATTTTatggaagaaaatgaaagttgataCCTTTGGACAAAAAAGGTTATGGTACTTTCCAGGCAAACAAGAGTTGTCTAAGTTGATGCCAAGAGGTTCCATTTTCTGCTTCAATATTTTAACTTTAGGTTCatcaaagttattattattgtcaaaAACATGCTCCACAGCACCATCTTCACAAAACAATTTACACAATCATGTTAGAGAGAAACCCAAATAACAATATACTAAAACAAAAACACTTTTAACCCACTTGGCTACCCATAAAAATCCAAACCAATAACACTTGCAAAAATGAGGGGGAAAATAAACATGGGAAAAAGTACCTTTGGTGGAGTGTGATGATGAATGGAAGCAAAAGATGGGTACCCTTTGAGGGAAGAATGATGATGCATAGGTTGTTGTGGGAAGAAACTTGGAGAAGAGGGATTTGGTGAGAGGATGAGATAGCCACTGGCTATGACAAAGTGGCAtgattttgagtttgaattaATGGTGTTAGTAACTTTGATGGTGTTGgtaaagagaagaagaagaagaagttagAGAGTgattaagtgttttttttttcttttagattcTTTCTTTTCACGTCAAATGATAAGTGGATGGGTTTAGGAATAAGGTGAATGTTTGGGGAGAAGAGGAGTGACTTGTTGACgttgtatttgatttttcaattcaatctcataactttttttaacctctttttttaaaaggaaagaTTTATTCATTAGTCAGCCAAATTTGTTGTGATAAAAGAACTAATTCAAGGGAGACAATATTcgatataaatattatttgtagTATATATTCaatgtttaaataatttatatgagaGTTTCTTCTTATACAGATTATAGAATGATTATAAGAtccttaaaaatttatttacaacttGAAATCACACTTATTCTTTTAGAATCACTCTCAACCAAAAATTGAAGAATGTCATCTTCAATTCTTGGTCCACACACAATATTTAATTGAAGATTGTCTTCTTCAATTTGAAGTCATTCATCAACCCCTAAAGATATCATACTTTAGGTTGAAAAATAatctatatttcaaaaaatgagTATTTCCAATATTTTTGTGGTAAACTACTTTATAGTGGAATAATTTGTGATGATAGACACCTTTTTGTTCAGGTTTTTATGGAAACATTGGAGCAAGTAAAATTTTACCGAAACTTAAATTGTTCTGCATGGTATAAGGATGGATCGTAATATGAACCTAAAAATGGTGATTTTTGAAAATGGCTCTAAATCTCTCATTAATATGGTCAAAAAAGTCTCTCATACCCTTTCGAGTCTCCAACCTCTCGTCAAAGAGGTTTATTCTCTTCTTCGCCTTCTTGATTGAAAGACATCTCTTTGTCAATTTTCCGCGAAACTAATCGGAGTGTTTTCTCTTTATAGAATGTATGTGTGTCTctcttaatttaactaatatagACAAGATTTCGTTGCATTTCAACAATTTGTTGTAAATCAATTGCAGATGGCTACACCCTATTATTTCTAGTTAATTTTACTAACCTCtttcatgaaaaaaaataataacaagtaAAAAGTAacaatttcatttcaaaatataaattaaaaaaaattacaaaactacattattattttttgtgaaataaATTACAAACCTACGTAGAAATAGTGAAATAACACGAAGCCCAATCCAATTCCTTTATGAAGAGGCCCAATGGCCCATCATTCACTAGAGGCAAAATCCAGGCGCTGCCGTTTTGCCCTTGTTGTATCAGAAACAGAACAAATCGCACTCAACTCAGCTCGCCGGCGCCGGAGTTGGCAATCGCAGGGAGTAAGGCCACCAGAAGCTGTTAGCAAGTCAACCaggttttcattttttttaattttttttctgattttacTTCCACTCTTGTTGTCGCGCGAGGGTGCCATTTCTCCGCGATTTGCGGTCTCCATAGCCGTTCTCCCAGAGGAAACGCACCGCTAAATTGCTTTTAAGTAGAGTTCCACTCAGCACTGTGATTCCGCGCTAAAGCGTGTGTGTGTTTTGTGTTTTTCATTATTGTGTTCAATACTCTCTCCAATTTGCCTACTGCTTTATTCGTTTTGTGTTAGTTGCGATTCAATAATAACCCAGTCTTGTTCCATTTGAATTGTGACATATGCAGATTTTACTTTTAATGTTTCGATTTAGGTTTTAATTTGAACCATGAGTCTTGTAAGACATTCCATGGGAATCTGAATGTATGGATTCTAAGTTTTATTTCATACTTCCATATTCATCATTAGCTTGATTTTTTGGACTCTTTGAGGCGGTTACACTAATGGATTTGGGTTTGGGGCTATGATTTATGAAACACTTAGACCAATATTAGACACAATACTAACCTCTGGAGCACCGACACCGACACTTCTGATTGAAGGTGTGCACTAGGGTCTAAGACATGTTAATGTCCCCCACTGGCACATTGATAACATTCAATTAGTTTAtcttttttctaattatttcaGGTGTCAACGTGTCAGTGTGGAGTTCATTGTATGTGTCGTGCTTCATAGATATTGACACTGACGTGTAGTAATTTGAGAAAAGTGATTATATGTAACTACATGGGTTTGTGTCATACACGGACACTTGTTGTATGTCAAATTCGAAGTGTTATACATAGGTTTGAGGATGTTTATTCAAATTGGATGTTTTTTTGAAGTTAATGTTTAATGTGTTTAGCATTCTCTGCTATCTTTTCATGATGATATGAAGTAATTTGATGCCAgattatacatatttataatgGTTTATGTTTTTATCTCATATGGCTCGCTGCTCAGCCTTGTATTGTGCAAAAATTGTTTCAGGGTGTGATCATTGTGGTGGTGATGCTACtagtttattgaattgaaacTGCGTCTTTGCTTAACCATTAGTCGCTATTTTGATTGAACAAAAGACATGAGGATTATCACCCTTTCAAGATATATTTGCCATCTCACTCGGCCTCGGGCTTTTGTGCCATTTCAATCTCGAGCCTTCCAGCCTGACGTTGTTTCTAGAGATTCTAAGGCAAAGCCAATCAAGTACAAAATTCCTCAAGTTTACAACCCTTATGACCCTAGACCTCCACCTTCAGACAAAATCGTTCAGCTCGCAGAACGCATCGGAGCATTATCAGAAGAAGAACGCGGTCTCATTATGCCTGCTTTGGCAGAAAGATTAAAGCTTCCAAAGTTGCAGCCAATTTCAACTGAAGGCATGGACTTGGGGTCAGAAGGCGGTGCTGCCGGACCAAAGGCTGAGGAGAAAAAGGCTGAGAAAACTGCTTTTGATGTCAAGTTAGAGAAATTTGATGCTGCTGCAAAGATCAAGGTGATTAAGGAGGTAAGAGCATTTACTAACTTGGGATTGAAAGAGGCTAAAGATCTAGTTGAAAAGGTACCCGCTGTCCTTAAACAAGGAGTCACAAAAGAGGAAGCAAATagtattatagaaaaaataaaagcgGCTGGAGGAGTTGCAGTTATGGAGTAGATTTTTCAGTTATTTGATTTTGGCCAAGATCACAAATTTTTCTTGATGGCTGATGTGCTTTGAAGATACCATATCCATGGTGAATGAATGGTTAGAAATTTCTGAAGacgtgaataaatttttttagtcaGAGTTTTCTGGTTAATTACTCTATCACATGTAATTGTTGTGTTAGTTTGACATTTGTAACACTCACATCTTTTCTTACAAATGAAAAATTTCTGAACCATAGGAAAAATTATGTATGGAATTTACATTTAGTTATTTGAGATGCTTGTGGTTGATATACCAAAATTGTTGGTCTTCTGTTTAGACTTTAGATTAATGAACCTTTTATCTAGAATTGTGCCTCTTATTTTAGATTCTgtatagtgttttaaatttttaatgtatgCTTTGTCATTGTTGTTTCACCAAAATATCTCTTTAGAATTCGTTGACTTTTATTCAGTTTTATTCTTTCACCAAAATATCTCTTTAGAAAAcctttatcaaaattaatgaaACACCTCCTTGAATATTCTCTTCTGtgcattaaaacaaatatagaattttttaaattgtggtgcttagttaaaaaattaatgaaattgataaaatattttaatttaagaaaattgtcattattattataaacttaGTGAGACATGACTGGGATTAGATGGCTCATCTAACAACCACTAAGTTCTTATTAGAAAACCTTAGCAccataattaaacaaaattagGCAACCTTTTCATGGGCAAAAAATAGGTTTAATCAATTTAACCCTCCAGTGAGTTGATAAATggtttcttataaaaattttgagtaaaaaacCAGTATAGAAAGTATTTTGGTTTGCTACATGTGATATCAGTGGGTTCCATAAATTTAGTGAGTTGCATTTCTTTTTTCGgtcaaaaggaaaaggaaaacaaGGAACAGCAAAATATTAAGTTGTCgtttactttaaaaatagtgtttttattttttgaaatatgtattaattttatttgataaaagattcttaaaatatatcattattaCGAAGAGACAATGAAatagaagtaaataaaaatgtacCCTAGAAAATAATGAAACTAGCTGTTAATCCACAATATTATTCAACAGCTGCCAATGTGACAATGCAAAGTTAGTATATTGTTCTCAGATCTCTGATATTCCAACAAGCAACCATAAAATGTACCACTCGTTGTAATCATTCACAAGGAAGAGATGATGGGAAGAGATACTCAAATGACTCCAAACAATAGAGGATAGTAGGTAAACTAGTAATTGATAACAAATGGACTGATATATAAAAGGAGATCTAGTAAATAGTggataaatttgaaatgttccgtaaaattacttgttaaggtagttgataaataaaaaggttaaataagttttatgtctcaatatattattctttttagtttttataaaaatatttatcaacttttagttgttaaaaatttttgtttttatttttggtacttgATTTTATACCAAttactgtatttttttttttttgaatttttaaataattttttgtggtaATACTTACTACATTATAAgaaattttgttataaaaatttagaatttttcaatagatgattaattaaatataaatttttaagcataaaaaatttaaaaattcatatttaattcatcatttgttaaaaacttctaaatttttatatggAAGTTGTTAAATGTGTCCTAAATATTACtgcataaaattattaaaaaaatccgTAAGACATATAATAGTTGATTTAAAATCAcggacaaaaaataaaaagaaaatgttttaTGGAActaaaagttgataattttttttataaatattaaaaataaaatagtgagaTTTTATacagattaaaaatttatttaatcttaaataaaataacataaacatatatatagcataaaaaatatataaatattttgtttgaatcTAAAATAATGACTAATTCattcaaattgataaaatatttcgATTGaggataaatttaaaattgttaaaactaaaaaataaactcataacATTTATGTTAGTAGTACAAAACGGAAAATGCTTATATATGTGACAAAATTAAAGTGATTGAAATATACATGTCaccaaatttataacattgtaGCACAAAGTCATTAATTGAAATTGTAATAAATTGAAGTTAATCAATGAATATGAATCAAATGAATGTTAcaacaaaacagaaaatcaaACAACGTCATATTAAATCAACATACAAAATAACGATAGTACTCAAACGACGAAGTGATAAacaaaacacacacaaaaaaaattacgTAAAAATTacttacttaaataaataaaaatattaagaaataatttcaAGCCAAAGTTAGCTCTCAGTCACCCTTTCCAATGGAtgaacaagaaaaataaaaaagagtggCGGCCactcttataaaaaaaactataaactaaaaaaattatgcaaagttgtaaaaaaaagtcaattaccaaacaattttattttaataataccattcataacattaaaatgttattttttttccacAATTAAAAGtctatgtttttaatttttagttcaattagtaaaatattaatagtatTATGTTATACATCATTACTCgagttcaaattcaaaatttgtagTTGTGTGTGTGAGTTTTtggtattatttattattttatctatgtattaaaaaaatgtgcaATTTTGTTGGAACTTAAACACTAAATATTGAAACTTAGATTTAATgttgtgtgaattgaaaaataaagaagTTTCTTATATGACGATATTATACACTAGTATTATTTACAAAGAGGATGAATGACGATTAAGGTGCGCACCAAATGGTACTCAATTTTGTGAAGAAGAGAAAACACACTCAAATTAACAACCACACGGCGTGTCTTTGCCGATTTTCCGGCTGGGTCGGACTTACACTATgcagtttattatttttagtacacgaaaagaatttaatatttatttttaatatatgccTTTTTATCTCTCTGAAATTTTTTGACacattttttgtgtgtttatcGAATCGTCTATTTTGTTTATTATCAGACAATCAAAAACCGCTCACGCATATTTTGGTTAAACCGGCTACAGGGTTTCTCTATAAAGAAAGTATTCCACTCAATTTACAAATTGCACCAAAACTCAGAAAAATTTATGagttttctctcttctctcttttCTACTTTGtcccaatttttttattgtctCTTTATCgagtggtcatagtaccataacTTTGAGTGATCTTAAATGTCATATTTAGATAATGTAATTATAGAATAATTTTCTATAATGGAGTACTAGACTGATACAATGTATCTGTGCTATTTTATCTTGGGACATCGTTGTTCATCGTCTACCttacacaattttaaataatactaCATAACAtcttaaaaaaatcaacttaattcGCGATTCAACACAATAAATTATCAATaacttaaaagttattttttaaaaacaattttttgaaactcGAAAAACGAATTCCTATTAATTTCATTCCGAAGCGCATGCTCATGCTGGTTTATTTGATTGGAATATGCGTTGATTCATTGagttaatgtttgttttttacCAATCATTCAGTTAATGTTAAATGACCTttattgaaggaaaaaaaatgttaaatgaccttcttttgattgaaaatattaatgcaaatttatgataaaaatattggatttattatatatatatatattataatttttttttagattatcGGTCAATTATAACTGTCAGATCAttagtaatatttaatatttattaaaattattttaaagtaattcCCATAAAAGGTTGTGATGTATTacattataaaattttttacattgtcggtgtataacaattaaaatataaaatatttatgtccCATAGAAGTATCTGGGTTGGTGAGTTAAGTTTGGTTGAAAGAGGTTAAAGTAGGAGAGCATGGAGTTCAAGTTCAACATCAAATTCAATGTTATAACTAATTAGTTagtattgttaatattattaatattttattgagagTAAAGATTGAACCTGCCATCTTCGTATTCAATgttataactaattaattagtatcg
Protein-coding sequences here:
- the LOC101510295 gene encoding primase homolog protein isoform X2; this encodes MPLCHSQWLSHPLTKSLFSKFLPTTTYASSFFPQRVPIFCFHSSSHSTKDGAVEHVFDNNNNFDEPKVKILKQKMEPLGINLDNSCLPGKYHNLFCPKCKGGQLKERSLSFHIISDGEFAMWRCFRPTCGWAGQVFADDKELDSKVNGNAKPFGQMDEESLGLEPLGPKLIAYFKERLISEKTLSRNAVRQQSDNKNVIAFTYKQNGLLVGCKYRTIEKRFWQVEGEIDKLSLEEAGYQNCVSVPVGAPGKVSSKDLPPIEKDTAYRYLWNCKAYLDKVVRIILATDNDPPGQALAEELARRLGRQRCWQVRWPKKDENTFFKDANEVLKYMGADALKRIVENAEPYTSAY
- the LOC101510295 gene encoding primase homolog protein isoform X1; the encoded protein is MPLCHSQWLSHPLTKSLFSKFLPTTTYASSFFPQRVPIFCFHSSSHSTKDGAVEHVFDNNNNFDEPKVKILKQKMEPLGINLDNSCLPGKYHNLFCPKCKGGQLKERSLSFHIISDGEFAMWRCFRPTCGWAGQVFADDKELDSKVNGNAKPFGQMDEESLGLEPLGPKLIAYFKERLISEKTLSRNAVRQQSDNKNVIAFTYKQNGLLVGCKYRTIEKRFWQRKGTEKVLYGHDDISHATEIIIVEGEIDKLSLEEAGYQNCVSVPVGAPGKVSSKDLPPIEKDTAYRYLWNCKAYLDKVVRIILATDNDPPGQALAEELARRLGRQRCWQVRWPKKDENTFFKDANEVLKYMGADALKRIVENAEPYTSAY
- the LOC101510836 gene encoding uncharacterized protein, whose protein sequence is MRIITLSRYICHLTRPRAFVPFQSRAFQPDVVSRDSKAKPIKYKIPQVYNPYDPRPPPSDKIVQLAERIGALSEEERGLIMPALAERLKLPKLQPISTEGMDLGSEGGAAGPKAEEKKAEKTAFDVKLEKFDAAAKIKVIKEVRAFTNLGLKEAKDLVEKVPAVLKQGVTKEEANSIIEKIKAAGGVAVME